One window of the Clupea harengus chromosome 20, Ch_v2.0.2, whole genome shotgun sequence genome contains the following:
- the gfra4b gene encoding GDNF family receptor alpha-4 isoform X2, producing MDLLGLYLFQIVFVALQETLSAGTDCMLAGDSCSSDETCSPRLRTLRQCVAGNGSMKLGPGARSQCANAVSALLSSPLRGCQCRRGMKKEKNCLSIYWSLHQSGIHGLNLVENYPYEAVQKGYDYVRLASITADSDVGMVAVNRCLDAAKACNVDDVCQRLRTEYVSACIKASSRSGLCNKPKCHKALRRFFDRVPAEYTHRLLFCPCSDTACSERRRQTVVPGCSYEGEEKPSCLTQMRVCNADYVCRSRLAQFQHDCLPDEQSVSGCKQGSHAACLIAYTGLIGSPVTPNYMDNSTSSVSPWCACASSGNQKEECTQFLDFFTDNICLRNALLTFENAVDLTPTPGQTGQPSHVTSWPDNGTTPALVSMETEENATLNDRLWGDSTGPSSTQPKSAGPRSFEFPPPLLSWGLLLLLLFCYDQ from the exons ATGGACCTTTTGGGATTGTACCTGTTTCAGATCGTATTTGTTG CCCTTCAGGAGACTCTGTCTGCCGGGACGGACTGCATGCTGGCGGGGGACTCCTGCTCCAGCGACGAGACGTGCAGCCCGCGCCTGCGCACGCTGCGCCAATGCGTGGCGGGCAACGGCAGCATGAAGCTGGGCCCTGGCGCCCGCAGCCAGTGTGCCAACGCCGTGTCGGCCCTGCTCTCCAGCCCGCTGCGCGGCTGCCAGTGCCGGAGGGGcatgaagaaggagaagaactgCCTGAGCATCTACTGGAGTCTCCACCAGTCCGGCATTCACG GTCTTAACCTGGTGGAGAATTATCCCTACGAGGCCGTGCAGAAGGGTTATGACTACGTGCGCCTGGCCTCCATCACTGCAG ACTCCGATGTCGGCATGGTGGCGGTGAACCGTTGCCTGGACGCGGCCAAGGCGTGCAACGTGGACGACGTGTGCCAGCGGCTGCGCACCGAGTACGTGTCGGCCTGCATCAAGGCCTCGTCACGCTCGGGCCTCTGCAACAAGCCCAAGTGCCACAAGGCGCTGCGGCGCTTCTTCGACCGCGTGCCCGCCGAGTACACCCACCGGCTGCTCTTCTGCCCGTGCAGCGACACGGCCTGCTCGGAGCGCCGGCGCCAGACCGTGGTGCCCGGCTGCTCCTACGAGGGCGAGGAGAAGCCCAGCTGCCTGACTCAGATGAGGGTCTGCAACGCTGATTACGTGTGCAG GTCCCGGTTGGCCCAGTTCCAGCATGACTGCCTGCCGGATGAGCAGTCTGTCAGTGGCTGCAAGCAGGGTAGCCATGCTGCCTGTCTCATCGCCTACACCGGACTGATAG GAAGCCCAGTGACTCCCAACTACATGGACAACTCCACGTCCAGCGTGTCCCCGTGGTGCGCCTGTGCGTCGAGCGGAAATCAGAAGGAGGAGTGCACACAGTTCCTGGACTTCTTCACCGACAACATCTGCCTGA GAAATGCTCTTCTCACTTTCGAGAACGCAGTGGACCTCACACCAACCCCGGGCCAGACAGGACAGCCCAGCCACGTCACCAGCTGGCCAGATAACGGCACCACTCCTGCGTTGGTTTCCATGGAGACCGAAGAAAAT GCCACGCTGAACGACAGACTCTGGGGCGACTCCACTGGCCCCTCCAGCACTCAGCCCAAGTCCGCCGGCCCTCGCTCCTTTGAGTTCCCCCCGCCCCTCCTCAGCtggggcctcctcctcctcctcctgttctgcTATGATCAATGA
- the gfra4b gene encoding GDNF family receptor alpha-4 isoform X1, translating to MDLLGLYLFQIVFVALQETLSAGTDCMLAGDSCSSDETCSPRLRTLRQCVAGNGSMKLGPGARSQCANAVSALLSSPLRGCQCRRGMKKEKNCLSIYWSLHQSGIHGLNLVENYPYEAVQKGYDYVRLASITADSDVGMVAVNRCLDAAKACNVDDVCQRLRTEYVSACIKASSRSGLCNKPKCHKALRRFFDRVPAEYTHRLLFCPCSDTACSERRRQTVVPGCSYEGEEKPSCLTQMRVCNADYVCRSRLAQFQHDCLPDEQSVSGCKQGSHAACLIAYTGLIGSPVTPNYMDNSTSSVSPWCACASSGNQKEECTQFLDFFTDNICLRNALLTFENAVDLTPTPGQTGQPSHVTSWPDNGTTPALVSMETEENVMSPLIPTQATLNDRLWGDSTGPSSTQPKSAGPRSFEFPPPLLSWGLLLLLLFCYDQ from the exons ATGGACCTTTTGGGATTGTACCTGTTTCAGATCGTATTTGTTG CCCTTCAGGAGACTCTGTCTGCCGGGACGGACTGCATGCTGGCGGGGGACTCCTGCTCCAGCGACGAGACGTGCAGCCCGCGCCTGCGCACGCTGCGCCAATGCGTGGCGGGCAACGGCAGCATGAAGCTGGGCCCTGGCGCCCGCAGCCAGTGTGCCAACGCCGTGTCGGCCCTGCTCTCCAGCCCGCTGCGCGGCTGCCAGTGCCGGAGGGGcatgaagaaggagaagaactgCCTGAGCATCTACTGGAGTCTCCACCAGTCCGGCATTCACG GTCTTAACCTGGTGGAGAATTATCCCTACGAGGCCGTGCAGAAGGGTTATGACTACGTGCGCCTGGCCTCCATCACTGCAG ACTCCGATGTCGGCATGGTGGCGGTGAACCGTTGCCTGGACGCGGCCAAGGCGTGCAACGTGGACGACGTGTGCCAGCGGCTGCGCACCGAGTACGTGTCGGCCTGCATCAAGGCCTCGTCACGCTCGGGCCTCTGCAACAAGCCCAAGTGCCACAAGGCGCTGCGGCGCTTCTTCGACCGCGTGCCCGCCGAGTACACCCACCGGCTGCTCTTCTGCCCGTGCAGCGACACGGCCTGCTCGGAGCGCCGGCGCCAGACCGTGGTGCCCGGCTGCTCCTACGAGGGCGAGGAGAAGCCCAGCTGCCTGACTCAGATGAGGGTCTGCAACGCTGATTACGTGTGCAG GTCCCGGTTGGCCCAGTTCCAGCATGACTGCCTGCCGGATGAGCAGTCTGTCAGTGGCTGCAAGCAGGGTAGCCATGCTGCCTGTCTCATCGCCTACACCGGACTGATAG GAAGCCCAGTGACTCCCAACTACATGGACAACTCCACGTCCAGCGTGTCCCCGTGGTGCGCCTGTGCGTCGAGCGGAAATCAGAAGGAGGAGTGCACACAGTTCCTGGACTTCTTCACCGACAACATCTGCCTGA GAAATGCTCTTCTCACTTTCGAGAACGCAGTGGACCTCACACCAACCCCGGGCCAGACAGGACAGCCCAGCCACGTCACCAGCTGGCCAGATAACGGCACCACTCCTGCGTTGGTTTCCATGGAGACCGAAGAAAATGTAATGAGCCCACTGATACCCacacag GCCACGCTGAACGACAGACTCTGGGGCGACTCCACTGGCCCCTCCAGCACTCAGCCCAAGTCCGCCGGCCCTCGCTCCTTTGAGTTCCCCCCGCCCCTCCTCAGCtggggcctcctcctcctcctcctgttctgcTATGATCAATGA